One Trachemys scripta elegans isolate TJP31775 unplaced genomic scaffold, CAS_Tse_1.0 scaffold_28, whole genome shotgun sequence genomic window carries:
- the LOC117870462 gene encoding early activation antigen CD69-like isoform X2 — translation MNGTGSIARPTVNRTVGTANSRNTYLKQHAPFGDHKSCRAREDGRWIVSCRVDGARATPEFPGSPSEMQWRDSCRCHYTWRREKQKFSYRLSVKDQVMAHPFTILSVVLNIVLISLLIAWSVRKSELCLADPKSPEASCPDGWVGYRGKCYYFSEAEGNWTYSRSQCSSLNASLAGIDTQQEKVFMIRYKGLPDHWISFWREPNGTWKWANGTDLNNGTEEMERVIFHIY, via the exons ATGAATGGCACTGGCAGCATTGCTCGTCCCACTGTGAACAGGACCGTAGGTACAGCGAATTCCCGAAACACGTATTTAAAGCAACATGCCCCTTTTGGAGACCACAAGTCTTGCAGAGCGAGAGAAGATGGGCGCTGGATCGTGTCCTGTAGAGTAGATGGCGCCAGAGCCACTCCTGAATTCCCAGGAAGCCCAAGTGAAATGCAATGGAGAGACTCTTGTAGATGTCACTACACATGGCGGAGAGAGAAGCAAAAGTTCTCCTATAG GCTGTCTGTCAAGGATCAAGTCATGGCACATCCTTTCACAATTCTGAGTGTGGTTCTCAATATCGTTCTCATCAGTCTCCTTATTGCGTGGTCAG TGAGAAAATCTGAACTGTGTCTGGCTGATCCTAAATCCCCAGAGGCCTCCTGCCCGGATGGCTGGGTTGGTTACCGAGGGAAATGCTACTATTTCTCAGAGGCCGAAGGGAACTGGACTTACAGCCGGAGCCAGTGCTCCTCCCTCAACGCCTCCCTGGCTGGGATCGACACACAGCAGGAAAAG GTTTTCATGATACGCTACAAAGGGCTCCCTGACCACTGGATCAGCTTCTGGAGGGAACCTAACGGGACCTGGAAATGGGCCAATGGCACCGACCTCAACAATGG cACTGAAGAAATGGAAAGAGTCATTTTCCACatttattaa